Within the Indicator indicator isolate 239-I01 chromosome 1, UM_Iind_1.1, whole genome shotgun sequence genome, the region AGTCTCAAAGTTAGCCTGCTTTTTTTAGTGTTCTAGGCGTTGTCTAGAGCATTAGAATAGACTGTGTTTGGAAATGCAATACTATGGCTTCGCATTCCCAGGTCGTCAGCAGAAATGCTAGCCTGAAGTATCCCTGCTAATACCACCTGTGGTTTGTTCTCACCTCTGCATTGTGGTAGGCAATCTCTGTGTTTGTGCTGAAACGACTGGATGTGTGACCACACTGTGCTGGATAAAGGGGCTGACCCGGttgagaacaaaacaaacccccacctctaagaaaaacaacaacaacaaaaaaatccaaacccaaaacaaacaagcaaacaaaaaatctttAACACATTTACCCACCCTAATTCCCTGATGTATCGATTTAATGGTCCGGCTTGTAATAAGCCAGGCTCACAGACAGTGGTGTTGGCAGTGGTGGAGGCGcagtgcaggaaggagggagagagcagggaaTGCCTTACACCAGTGTTATTGATAGTTTCATTATGGTGTGAAAACACCACCTTAGATGCAGCTTCAGTCTAAACTTTGCATTCAACTTGGATGTACTTTAGCAGCTTGAGGGAAGGTGATAGCCTTTGGTGAGTGTGTTTTTGGTCACTCCTTGTCGGTCAGGTGGAAGCAGACGGTGTGTTATCAGAGGTGTGTAAGTTACATGTGCTGTTTGGATGCAGTACGATGAGATGGCAGCTCCCAAGGCACAGGCTGTAAATGGAATCCAAGCCTTCCCCCTGGTCCCACCATTAAGTGGCCATTGAAACAAATGAGGGTTAGAAGAAAAACTCCTGAAGAAGGAGCTTATTTTTAATTCAGGTCAGGTAAGTGATCTGTCACTAAGCAGTGCACTGAGTTAACACTGCAGTGTGGCAACTGAGGCCGACAGTGACTGTGGTGCAAGGAGGTGAATGATAAGGCTTACAACAGAGGATGGCTGGACTTTCTTCAGCCAGCTTTCTCACTGATACCTGCATCAGTTATTAAACAATTGAGTTCATGTAAGGACATGGTGCATGTGATGGTCCAGCAATATGTTAGTCTATTTTTCTTGGAGCACAGGCCACTCAATCAGactttatttctatttttgagACCATTACTCCACAAGCTGTCCAAAATCCCCAGCTATTTGTTGAGCACAGGTTTCCAAGTCTAGGTCTGACATCCCTTACCTACTCCCTTTATGTAAATGTCTATCATTACTCTGAAGGCATGTTTTTAGTTAGTTGTGCCATCCATCCCCTTGGAAGCCTCTCAAACCTTGATATGCAAAACTCTCATGCTGCCTCAGTGTATTTGCAGCGTCCATAGCAGAGGTACAACCATTGTTCTTATTTGAATTGGACTGTGGACAACAAATGATGTATCTTGCTGACACTGTGCCAGTTCATACcagctgaggaaaagaaaacattcccCTCTGACCTTTAGTGTGATGGTGTCCCTGACTTTCCCTTGATGACATTGCAAGAGCACCATTCTTTCCATACTGTGGGCAGAGGAGGCCTGTCCAACCGAGAGCTTGTGCTCCCTGCTTGGTCCCTTTGGGGACAGGCTTGCTCACAGTATCATGCTTAAGGATTTTCCACGAAAACAGAAAGCAGCTAATATTGTCCTCACTGTGCATGTATCAGGCatgggttttgcttttgctctcttAATGCTATGCTCAGTACAGCAGAAGCAGGCAGGCACATGATCTCCCTGAAGGCAGGATCCAGTGTTACTGTAGAAACTGGCCACCAGCTTCTTTTGTAGCTAGCAGCTGTCACTGTGTGGTTACAGCCAAAGCTTGTCACTTGTACAGCGTCTGCAGGCTCTGGAGTTTGTTTCTGCTTCTGAATGCTCTGTGCTACAGCCTGGAGATGAATTCTGCAACTTCTGTCAAAGCATGTTAAGATGTTTCTGAGTTGTACTTATTTTTAGAACGATTCTTGATTAATATTTGATATTCTTTCCAGGTTTCATTTTCCTTCACCAGTAATTCaaggcacagaggagctggtAAAGGCATTGCCATGAAACCTAACTTGAAGCAATGGAAACAACTCATGCTGTTCGGGATCTTCGCATGGGGTCTGCTTTTTCTGGTGATATTCATCTATTTTACAGATAGCAACACTGCTGAACCAGTTCCGAGTTCCTTTTCATACATTGAAACTAAGAGGCTTCTGCCCCTTCAGGGCAAACAGAGAGTCATCATGGGAGCTATTCATGATCCATCATTCTCTGAAGCCATCAATGGGAATGAAGTACTTCTTAATGAAGATCTCTTGGGTGCATTTAAATCAGAAACTGGAAGCATTAAGAAATGGACTGATTTAGAAGATGCCTTCAGAAGTGAAGATGAGTTTTTTCCATCTCAGATAGGAAGAAAATCAAAAAGTGCTTTCTACCAAGTGAATGATGATTATTTATTTGCTGCTGGTCAGCCTCGGTCACACAACCACCTTCAAGAGATAGCAAAATTCATCTCAGTCAGTGAGGATAATCCAAAAGTAAATGTTTTACAGAACAACTGGAGCCATCAGAGaagaatgaggaggaggagcacaAAGCACAGGAGGAGCCAGATGCTCGATGAATCTGATGACTGGGACGGGCTATATTCCACAATGTCGAAATCCTTTCTTTATAAGCTTTGGAAAGGGGATGTCTCTTCCAAGATGCTAAACCCTCGACTCCAGAAGGCGATGAAAGATTATTTGAGCACCAATAAGCATGGGGTGCGGTTCAAGGGGAAACGAAACTCCAAGTTGACAGGAGACCAGCTATTCTGTGAGCTAAAAGAAAGGGTGAATGTGAAAACAATAGATGGCAAGGAGGCTCCCTTCTCCACTCTTGGATGGGAAAAGCACGTTCCCCAAATTCCACTGGGTAAATTGTATACACATGGCTTTGGGAGCTGTGCTGTAGTTATGTCTGCTGGTGCAATACTGAACTCCTCTCTAGGGGATGAAATAGGTGGGTGAAAGGCATCTATTCATGTTCATATGTGTGTACGTGTGCCTGTTCCTGTTTGTCTTTGAAAAGGTTTGTTCTTCTCAAGCATAGGTCTATAAAGTCTAGCTGTTCTTGGTCACCAACATTATAAGAATGTGAGCATATGGACTTCAGCGAAGCTGTTCCCTTTCAGGACAGTATAACTGACAGGAAAATTAAGCCTGAAGTCctaatttgatttaaaaaatacagtaatGCCTTATTATGATATTATGGCTTATAAAGGAGCCACAGGTTCCATCAGATCTGCTGTATTTGATGCTTTGCTTCaacttgtgtttattttttcagcAGATTAGAGCCATGGCCAAGTTTTATTCTGCCATGCTGTCTTGTACCTGTCTCTGTCTTATGGTGCTTAATAGAAAACTGCTTGTTGTGTTACTATCCCAGACTGAACTTTTTATCTCCATGCCAAGAAACATCAGAGCATTCTATTCATCTTTTGCATGTTTAGAGTTCACAGACACATAGAATTCAGACTCTTGAGTAGCTACATGTGCTGAGGTCAAGTCCCCTGACCTCTTTTCAAAGAGTGAATTTAAATGAGTTCAAGTATCTCTGTCCATTGTTTTTCCATGCATTGCACTGAGTCACTGAGGTTGCAGGTATGCTGAGATGCTAATGTCACACAGAATTCACTACTTCAAGGTAGGAGTATTGTGGTAGTGATTCAGAAGTATTGTTGAGCCATAAACCGAATCAATgtcagtttattttttcttttaaaaaatgaatggTACTAGTCATAATGTCTCACTAGTTTTTCATTTTAGTACTACACATGCAGTATGCTAAAAGCACTGAAAGGAGGATAAAACGTATCTATCAAAGTTACTTCTGGAGCAAGAAGAGTTATCTCCTTCAGCTCTCTATAAAAACCTTTTGATGTTCACTCATTAATCCTTCCATCTTCCAGGACTTCACATCCCAATATGTGCTTCATTGCACTGCATCATCTCTTTGACACAGATGGGTTTCCTTTAAATCTCTAAAATACAGTACAGCTGCTATCATTACCAAACTACTCTAATACTCCAGTGCAGCAGAGGTACCTGGCTAGCCTACAGCTAAAGAAATCACACCAGAGTGAGCCCCAGTTTCACAGGAAGCCTCAGTGATTTAGAAATCTTTGGGGTAAAAAAGCTTAACAGTTCCTCCCTTCTCCAATGTGCTATTCTTGATTGAAACAAAAATCATCTGTCTGTGTTCCCCAGTACACCAAATTTACACCAGTATGGATTGGCACTGTACTGGAGGTTCCATAGGACACTGGGATGTATTTACATACTTACATATTACAGCAGGTATCATGGCATATTTGCACACCCAGGTGCAGCTCAGGTGTGGACTTTGGTGCTTGATACCTGGGGCCAGTATGCTCCTGTGCATACCCATTTTTTTTGGGAACACTCTGGGCTCATACCAATTCTGTGAGGAAAAGCTTTCGATTTCATTGGGAAATTGTCATCTGATGCCTCCCAAAAGGATGAGATGCTACTTGGTAAGGCCTACAGAGGAGTGTCAGATCTTGTCCTGCTTGTACAGGGAAGTGTGTAAGGCAGCAGGAGTCACATACGGTTTTTTCTAAGTGTCTTCCATGCCGTGGACAGGTATTTGTGACTGAGCAGAGAATCTGGCCCAGAACAATGGGGGGATAACCAGCTTCTTAGGACCACCCCAGAAAGGCCTGTGTAACTAACTTCATGGTCAGTGCAGCTCATGAGAAGTGGTAATATCCTGGAGACATGAGGCCAGTGTTTCACACCTAAAATGGAAAGTGGAAGCTCCAGCATCTGTTTGTATTATTATTCCTATGTCAAAGAAGTGTAGTATATGTTATAGTTGAGCTCTTGGCCATGCCTTTCCAACTTCACTTTAGTCCTTGAAAAaatgagaagagcctgagcaggaagagaaagatcAGACTGCGCaagctgctctttttttcctgtgcttgtaCATCTGTAGAAGTCCTCTCCCAGACCTGGCACCATGGCTACCAGCTCTTGGttgaaaatggaaacagatttgCCAGTTCAGAGACACTAtgggtggctgctggtggtgctgctctgtggaATTAGCCTGACACTCATGCTTGAGCACCTCCATGTCCACAGGGGCACAGCAAAGTCAGTGTCATTAAATAGTGATGAGAAACACTCCATGTGTGAGTTCTGGTTTTTGGGCCATGGGCTGTACAGCCTTGGTTGAAGTTGCTGCAGGCAAAAGACGCTTTTACTATTTatcctgaaaggaaaaaaggcagcagcCGAGGACCTTTCTCTTCATAGGCCTTTAGCTCCCTCTTCTGTATTCCTAATAGAATCGCAGGCAGTAATGTTGATTTGTGGTCTGGCTTttgccctcctccccccaaCCTCTGATTGTTTTTGAATTAAATTAGGTGTGAAAGTACTGTGCAAGTAAGCAAACACCCCCATCATGATCATGGTATTTATTGTGAAACCAAATTATTTTGGCATCATTGGGAAGTAACAGGGCTCTGTGTTCAACCCCAAACTTTTAATATCTTTAAAATGGTTATTTccatatcacagtatattagagattggaagggacatcaagagatcatcaggtccaacccccctaccaaagcaggatcacttagggtagtctgcataggaatgtatccaggtgggttttgaaagtctccagagaagagcactccacagcttccctgggaagcctgttccagtgctccgtcactctcactgtgaagaagtttctcctcatgttgagttgaaatcttctatgttgaagtttgaacctgttgttccctGTCTtgttactgtgcaccactgaaaagagcttggccctcCCCACTTGTGTCACACTGTGAGAACTGGAATCCActtcccacaccaacaataaccaggctagctcagtctggaagcaaatgaagctgtattttacaggcaaaactacaatctgtgatgaaatgcaatgaatatgtacaaatacacactattcacaacatttacaaatatgtacgaTCAACAGggaagcacaaccaagcccccttggGCCCCCCTCCCAAAAGAGAGGGGTCCGTGCTTCTTTTCCCTCCACCCCCagagcaggaaaaagggaagaaagccaagaagcagagagaggttcgtTAGatttagcttgtcaaggtcagtatgcatgtttatcttcagccagaaaagaagaagcaggcagactgaggGAAGACGGACTGCGAGAGTGCCTGACTGTCcgaccttgttttgagtagtggttcttaaacatttctatctttccaatggaagtgtttagaataatcattattttgctttcttacacccaatagtgatttatttacattctttctctgctcaaactttgtgagaagaaaaattaaagagtcttaaaaccatcacaacttgACACTCAGATATTTaaacacattgatcagatcccctctcagtcttctcttctccagactaaacagccccagggatctcagtctctcttcataggggagatgctcaagtcccctaatcatcctcgtcgCTCTCCGttgaattctctccagcaggtctctgtctgttttgcactggggagcccaaaactggacacagtattgcaggtgtggtctcaccagggcagagtagagaggtagaagaacttccctagacctgctggactcacctttcttgatacatcccaggatcccattggctctcttggccacaagagcacattgttgttccatggagaacttgctgtccaccagcactccaaggtctttctctgtggagctgctttccagcagggcagcccctgacctgtcctggtgcctgttgttattcctccccagatgtagaaTCCTGCTCTTGTCtatattaaacttcatgaggtttgcctgcacccagctctgcagcctgtccaggtcacgttggatggctgcacagcctgacaggtgtcagccaaccccccccagttttgtatcatcagcaaacttgctgagggtactctcaatgccctcaacCAGGGACCaaatactgatccctgggggacaccacttgccacaggcctccaagttgactctgtgccactgatgacgactctctgaactctgttgtggagccagttttcaatccacctcactgaccaaccatctatgccacatctcctgagcttttctatgaggatgttatgggagacagtatcaaaagctttactgaagtcaagatatatgacatccactgctcttctctcatctacccacttggtcataatttcatagaaggctagcaaattagtcagacaggatctccccttggtaaatccatgttggctactcctgataaccttcttgtcttccatgtggttagagatgacctgcaggatgagctgctccatcatcttcccagggatggaggtgaggctgactggtctgtagctgcctgggtcctccttcttgctttttttgaagactggagtgacatttgctttcttccagtcatcaggcacctctcctgttctccatgacttttcaaagatgatggagagaggttcaacaacggtatcagccagctctctcagcacttgtggatgcatcccatcagggcccatggactt harbors:
- the ST6GAL2 gene encoding beta-galactoside alpha-2,6-sialyltransferase 2; protein product: MKPNLKQWKQLMLFGIFAWGLLFLVIFIYFTDSNTAEPVPSSFSYIETKRLLPLQGKQRVIMGAIHDPSFSEAINGNEVLLNEDLLGAFKSETGSIKKWTDLEDAFRSEDEFFPSQIGRKSKSAFYQVNDDYLFAAGQPRSHNHLQEIAKFISVSEDNPKVNVLQNNWSHQRRMRRRSTKHRRSQMLDESDDWDGLYSTMSKSFLYKLWKGDVSSKMLNPRLQKAMKDYLSTNKHGVRFKGKRNSKLTGDQLFCELKERVNVKTIDGKEAPFSTLGWEKHVPQIPLGKLYTHGFGSCAVVMSAGAILNSSLGDEIDSHDAVLRFNSAPTRGYEKDVGNKTTMRIINSQILTNPNHHFVDSSLYKDVILVAWDPAPYSANLNVWYKKPDYNLFTPYVQHRRKNPNQPFYILHPKFIWQLWDIIQENTKEKIQPNPPSSGFIGILIMMSMCNEVHVYEYIPSVRQTDLCHYHELYYDAACTLGAYHPLLYEKLLVQRMNKGLQDDLYRKGKVILPGFKAVKCPERNHFPRL